In Montipora capricornis isolate CH-2021 chromosome 4, ASM3666992v2, whole genome shotgun sequence, a single genomic region encodes these proteins:
- the LOC138044441 gene encoding melanocortin receptor 5-like isoform X1 — translation MFSCNLGQEKLMANDSHHQNRTVTPNFVPISSSECIAWLTVLNIEAVSIVTMNTLAIIIFLKERSLRKGSMYLVISLAVADMFVPYSMIVVLLVLGNDCSFWRFDIPKVFASLAYFFPTASVTSLVAISLERMHATFRPFKHRLIEKRMFGAAVTGVWFTAALYTAIIFFYPLKFANALSLIGVFLIIPLSYSSIVFKIYCGTHPQHQCAINRERKLTTTLFIVTIVSVILLLPIGILHICFYLSSGEWLETISHQTRFHLMHSLYCLFYANSLINPLLYAFKMPQFKRALFSLFRCRSRSEPVQVFPLNDMKVVRFRSGN, via the coding sequence CAAATTTCGTGCCCATTTCTTCATCCGAGTGCATTGCCTGGCTGACAGTACTTAACATCGAAGCTGTTTCTATCGTGACCATGAATACCCTTGCAATCATTATTTTCCTAAAAGAGCGAAGCCTTCGCAAGGGTAGCATGTACCTGGTGATCAGCCTGGCGGTTGCAGACATGTTTGTTCCATACAGCATGATCGTTGTGCTTTTGGTATTGGGTAACGATTGTTCCTTTTGGAGATTTGATATCCCAAAAGTTTTTGCAAGTTTGGCGTACTTCTTTCCAACAGCCTCTGTAACAAGCCTTGTTGCTATTTCTTTGGAGCGGATGCACGCAACTTTTCGTCCATTCAAGCATCGCCTCATCGAAAAAAGGATGTTTGGAGCAGCTGTTACGGGTGTTTGGTTTACAGCTGCGCTGTATACAGCCATCATTTTTTTCTATCCCCTGAAATTCGCCAACGCCTTGTCCCTAATTGGTGTTTTTTTAATTATCCCTCTTTCTTACTCGTCCatcgtttttaaaatttactgtGGAACTCATCCTCAACATCAATGTGCCATcaatagagaaagaaaactgaccacGACTCTGTTCATTGTAACAATTGTATCGGTAATACTACTGCTGCCCATTGGAATTCTCCATATTTGTTTTTACCTTTCTTCAGGCGAATGGTTAGAAACCATTTCTCATCAAACAAGGTTCCATTTAATGCATTCTCTATATTGCTTATTTTACGCAAACTCTCTcataaatccattgttatatgCATTTAAAATGCCACAGTTCAAAAGAGCTCTGTTTTCATTATTTCGTTGTAGATCTCGCTCGGAGCCAGTTCAGGTTTTTCCTCTTAATGACATGAAAGTTGTTAGATTTCGCTCAGGTAACTGA
- the LOC138044441 gene encoding melanocortin receptor 5-like isoform X3 encodes MANDSHHQNRTVTPNFVPISSSECIAWLTVLNIEAVSIVTMNTLAIIIFLKERSLRKGSMYLVISLAVADMFVPYSMIVVLLVLGNDCSFWRFDIPKVFASLAYFFPTASVTSLVAISLERMHATFRPFKHRLIEKRMFGAAVTGVWFTAALYTAIIFFYPLKFANALSLIGVFLIIPLSYSSIVFKIYCGTHPQHQCAINRERKLTTTLFIVTIVSVILLLPIGILHICFYLSSGEWLETISHQTRFHLMHSLYCLFYANSLINPLLYAFKMPQFKRALFSLFRCRSRSEPVQVFPLNDMKVVRFRSGN; translated from the coding sequence CAAATTTCGTGCCCATTTCTTCATCCGAGTGCATTGCCTGGCTGACAGTACTTAACATCGAAGCTGTTTCTATCGTGACCATGAATACCCTTGCAATCATTATTTTCCTAAAAGAGCGAAGCCTTCGCAAGGGTAGCATGTACCTGGTGATCAGCCTGGCGGTTGCAGACATGTTTGTTCCATACAGCATGATCGTTGTGCTTTTGGTATTGGGTAACGATTGTTCCTTTTGGAGATTTGATATCCCAAAAGTTTTTGCAAGTTTGGCGTACTTCTTTCCAACAGCCTCTGTAACAAGCCTTGTTGCTATTTCTTTGGAGCGGATGCACGCAACTTTTCGTCCATTCAAGCATCGCCTCATCGAAAAAAGGATGTTTGGAGCAGCTGTTACGGGTGTTTGGTTTACAGCTGCGCTGTATACAGCCATCATTTTTTTCTATCCCCTGAAATTCGCCAACGCCTTGTCCCTAATTGGTGTTTTTTTAATTATCCCTCTTTCTTACTCGTCCatcgtttttaaaatttactgtGGAACTCATCCTCAACATCAATGTGCCATcaatagagaaagaaaactgaccacGACTCTGTTCATTGTAACAATTGTATCGGTAATACTACTGCTGCCCATTGGAATTCTCCATATTTGTTTTTACCTTTCTTCAGGCGAATGGTTAGAAACCATTTCTCATCAAACAAGGTTCCATTTAATGCATTCTCTATATTGCTTATTTTACGCAAACTCTCTcataaatccattgttatatgCATTTAAAATGCCACAGTTCAAAAGAGCTCTGTTTTCATTATTTCGTTGTAGATCTCGCTCGGAGCCAGTTCAGGTTTTTCCTCTTAATGACATGAAAGTTGTTAGATTTCGCTCAGGTAACTGA
- the LOC138044441 gene encoding melanocortin receptor 5-like isoform X2 — MCGNQMANDSHHQNRTVTPNFVPISSSECIAWLTVLNIEAVSIVTMNTLAIIIFLKERSLRKGSMYLVISLAVADMFVPYSMIVVLLVLGNDCSFWRFDIPKVFASLAYFFPTASVTSLVAISLERMHATFRPFKHRLIEKRMFGAAVTGVWFTAALYTAIIFFYPLKFANALSLIGVFLIIPLSYSSIVFKIYCGTHPQHQCAINRERKLTTTLFIVTIVSVILLLPIGILHICFYLSSGEWLETISHQTRFHLMHSLYCLFYANSLINPLLYAFKMPQFKRALFSLFRCRSRSEPVQVFPLNDMKVVRFRSGN, encoded by the coding sequence CAAATTTCGTGCCCATTTCTTCATCCGAGTGCATTGCCTGGCTGACAGTACTTAACATCGAAGCTGTTTCTATCGTGACCATGAATACCCTTGCAATCATTATTTTCCTAAAAGAGCGAAGCCTTCGCAAGGGTAGCATGTACCTGGTGATCAGCCTGGCGGTTGCAGACATGTTTGTTCCATACAGCATGATCGTTGTGCTTTTGGTATTGGGTAACGATTGTTCCTTTTGGAGATTTGATATCCCAAAAGTTTTTGCAAGTTTGGCGTACTTCTTTCCAACAGCCTCTGTAACAAGCCTTGTTGCTATTTCTTTGGAGCGGATGCACGCAACTTTTCGTCCATTCAAGCATCGCCTCATCGAAAAAAGGATGTTTGGAGCAGCTGTTACGGGTGTTTGGTTTACAGCTGCGCTGTATACAGCCATCATTTTTTTCTATCCCCTGAAATTCGCCAACGCCTTGTCCCTAATTGGTGTTTTTTTAATTATCCCTCTTTCTTACTCGTCCatcgtttttaaaatttactgtGGAACTCATCCTCAACATCAATGTGCCATcaatagagaaagaaaactgaccacGACTCTGTTCATTGTAACAATTGTATCGGTAATACTACTGCTGCCCATTGGAATTCTCCATATTTGTTTTTACCTTTCTTCAGGCGAATGGTTAGAAACCATTTCTCATCAAACAAGGTTCCATTTAATGCATTCTCTATATTGCTTATTTTACGCAAACTCTCTcataaatccattgttatatgCATTTAAAATGCCACAGTTCAAAAGAGCTCTGTTTTCATTATTTCGTTGTAGATCTCGCTCGGAGCCAGTTCAGGTTTTTCCTCTTAATGACATGAAAGTTGTTAGATTTCGCTCAGGTAACTGA